Proteins co-encoded in one Kutzneria chonburiensis genomic window:
- a CDS encoding LLM class flavin-dependent oxidoreductase, with protein MTEASGVPLSVLDLAPVSQGSTSAQALRNTLDLARHVERLGYHRYWLAEHHNMPGVASSAPAVLIGQVAAATETIRVGSGGVMLPNHPPLVVAEQFGTLEAFHPGRIDLGIGRAPGTDGVTAQALRRSTGPLSADDFPQQLAELLRYFEEPAPDQKVVAVNAPGNKPPLWLLGSSGYSAQVAGLMGIPFAFAHHFSAENTLPALALYREAFRPSAVLDQPYAMVAAAVVAADDDEHARYLAGPSGLSFLRLRSGRPGLFPSPEEAAAYPYTDLERLFIEDRARSMIIGGPETVASRVAELLESTQADELMVTTMVHDHNDRLRSYELLTKAVRGS; from the coding sequence GTGACCGAAGCCAGTGGTGTGCCCCTGTCCGTACTCGACCTCGCCCCGGTGTCGCAGGGTTCGACCAGCGCGCAGGCGCTGCGCAACACCCTCGACCTGGCCCGGCACGTCGAGCGGCTGGGCTATCACCGGTACTGGCTGGCCGAGCACCACAACATGCCGGGCGTCGCCAGCTCGGCCCCGGCGGTGCTGATCGGGCAGGTGGCGGCGGCGACCGAGACGATCCGGGTCGGGTCGGGCGGCGTGATGCTGCCCAACCACCCGCCGCTGGTGGTCGCCGAGCAGTTCGGCACGCTGGAGGCGTTCCACCCGGGCCGGATCGACCTGGGCATCGGACGCGCGCCGGGCACCGACGGAGTAACGGCACAGGCGTTACGGCGCAGCACCGGGCCGCTGTCGGCCGACGACTTCCCGCAGCAGCTGGCCGAGCTGCTGCGCTACTTCGAGGAGCCGGCGCCGGACCAGAAGGTGGTCGCGGTCAACGCGCCCGGCAACAAGCCGCCGCTGTGGCTGCTCGGCTCCTCCGGCTACAGCGCCCAGGTGGCCGGCCTGATGGGCATCCCGTTCGCCTTCGCGCACCACTTCAGCGCCGAGAACACGTTGCCGGCCTTGGCTTTGTACCGCGAGGCGTTCCGGCCGTCGGCCGTGCTGGACCAGCCGTACGCGATGGTCGCGGCCGCGGTGGTGGCCGCCGATGACGACGAGCACGCCCGCTATCTGGCCGGCCCGAGCGGGCTGTCGTTCCTGCGGCTGCGCAGCGGGCGGCCGGGGCTGTTCCCGTCGCCGGAGGAGGCCGCGGCCTACCCGTACACGGACCTGGAGCGGCTGTTCATCGAGGACCGGGCCCGGTCGATGATCATCGGCGGGCCGGAGACGGTGGCGTCCCGCGTCGCCGAGCTGCTGGAGTCGACGCAGGCCGACGAGCTGATGGTCACCACCATGGTGCACGACCACAATGACCGGCTGCGTTCTTACGAATTGCTGACCAAGGCCGTTCGCGGTTCGTAA
- a CDS encoding TQO small subunit DoxD — protein MVISVAHEVQTSTRLTRWLITAVRVITGMLWVQNVSWKSPQPPNYGGLRMWTQDAVDHPVLPPFSWLVQHVVLPGFPLFGALALAVEILLGAFLVVGFATRFWAVVGIGQTLVITLSALYVPGEWFWSYALMFVAHFAVLATAAGRFGGVDAVLRPRWQANGNKWLLLAS, from the coding sequence ATGGTGATATCGGTGGCGCATGAGGTGCAGACCTCGACCCGGCTCACCCGCTGGCTGATCACGGCCGTGCGGGTGATCACCGGAATGCTGTGGGTGCAGAACGTGTCCTGGAAGTCGCCGCAGCCGCCGAACTACGGCGGATTGCGGATGTGGACCCAGGACGCCGTCGACCATCCCGTTCTCCCGCCCTTCTCCTGGCTGGTCCAGCACGTCGTGCTGCCCGGTTTCCCGCTGTTCGGGGCGCTCGCGCTGGCCGTGGAGATCCTGCTCGGCGCATTCCTCGTCGTCGGCTTCGCCACGCGATTCTGGGCCGTAGTCGGTATCGGTCAGACGCTGGTCATCACCCTGTCGGCCCTTTATGTGCCCGGCGAGTGGTTCTGGTCCTATGCGCTGATGTTCGTCGCCCATTTCGCCGTGTTGGCCACCGCTGCCGGCCGATTCGGCGGTGTCGACGCCGTGCTGCGTCCCCGCTGGCAGGCCAACGGCAACAAGTGGCTGCTGCTCGCATCCTGA
- a CDS encoding NAD(P)/FAD-dependent oxidoreductase — MEQLGWGAVAGLAAALPVGVLMATQHMVTAFPGWLAFAAYALVIGLVLSAVARGSRQGLAMTASAGVLLGTLGWLVFSLTLEPLFHGELPTWSAAAAAKTYPELVGNVLHGALTGLLLHFVAGVWSLKARERRDSVERARIVVVGGGFAGVAAAQRFERLVLRGAKLDVTLVSDSNFLLFTPMLAEVASGALEPAHISAPIRSAAAHTTFHHGRVDRVDPVGREVVLESGEVLSYDHLVLAVGSVPHTFDLPGVAEHSFPLKNLADAVALRNHVLRLLEAADRETDPRTRRELLTFVVAGAGFAGTEMIAELFDLVHGVSHYYPGIQPSEPRFVLVHAGGRILPELGPELAAYAMERLAARGIEHRLNLRVTEAAEDLVRLENDELIPTRTFVWTAGNKPTPCSAR; from the coding sequence ATGGAGCAGCTGGGATGGGGTGCGGTCGCCGGGCTGGCGGCCGCGCTGCCGGTCGGGGTGCTGATGGCGACCCAGCACATGGTCACCGCGTTCCCGGGCTGGTTGGCGTTCGCGGCGTATGCGCTGGTCATCGGCCTGGTGCTGAGCGCGGTGGCCCGTGGTTCGCGGCAGGGTCTGGCCATGACGGCGTCGGCCGGCGTGCTGCTGGGAACGCTGGGCTGGCTGGTGTTCTCGCTGACGTTGGAGCCGTTGTTCCACGGCGAGCTGCCGACCTGGTCGGCCGCGGCGGCGGCGAAGACGTATCCGGAACTGGTCGGCAATGTGCTGCACGGCGCACTTACGGGGCTGCTGCTGCATTTTGTCGCCGGGGTGTGGAGTCTCAAGGCGCGCGAGCGGCGCGATTCGGTCGAGCGGGCGCGAATTGTCGTGGTGGGCGGCGGATTCGCCGGTGTTGCCGCGGCGCAGCGGTTCGAGCGTCTGGTGCTGCGCGGTGCGAAGCTCGATGTCACGCTGGTCAGCGATTCGAACTTCCTGCTGTTCACGCCGATGCTGGCCGAGGTCGCTTCCGGGGCCCTGGAACCGGCGCACATCAGCGCCCCGATCCGGTCCGCCGCCGCGCACACCACGTTTCACCACGGCCGGGTCGACCGCGTCGATCCGGTTGGCCGGGAAGTCGTGCTGGAATCGGGAGAAGTCCTTTCGTACGACCATCTCGTGCTGGCCGTCGGTTCGGTGCCGCACACGTTCGACCTGCCTGGCGTGGCCGAGCATTCGTTCCCGCTGAAGAACCTCGCCGACGCCGTCGCCCTGCGCAACCACGTGCTGCGGCTGCTGGAGGCCGCCGACCGCGAGACCGATCCGCGGACCCGGCGCGAGCTGCTGACGTTTGTCGTGGCCGGGGCCGGCTTCGCCGGCACTGAGATGATCGCCGAGCTGTTCGACCTCGTACACGGCGTGTCGCACTACTACCCCGGCATCCAGCCGTCGGAACCCCGTTTCGTGCTGGTGCACGCCGGCGGCCGCATCCTGCCCGAGCTCGGGCCCGAGCTGGCGGCGTACGCCATGGAACGCCTTGCGGCGCGGGGCATCGAGCATCGGCTGAACCTGCGCGTCACCGAGGCCGCCGAGGATCTGGTCCGGTTGGAGAACGACGAGCTCATCCCGACCCGCACGTTCGTCTGGACCGCCGGCAACAAGCCCACTCCCTGCTCGGCTCGCTGA